Within Aspergillus oryzae RIB40 DNA, chromosome 2, the genomic segment TACCAGAGAGTCATTAGACTAACACGTGAGTCTATATAAACTCAGAATATCTGTTGGTGCCTTGGCGTATATTAGGCATAGTGTGACAGGCTTGACCTTTCACGTTCCGTCAGCTATTTCCTAGTGGCATCAGATGTACCACGTTGCTGATGATGTGTCATTCAACAGAATAGCTGACATGGGTCACACCGAGTAGACAATACAAAGTATTCGTGTCACCGGCTGTAGATACTCATGACCAGCACTTATGAGTGATGGAATCCCCGAATTGAATCAGATGAATACGTGAATAGGGCTGAGGAAATAGGAAATGTCCATCAAACCGCCCAGGGACATAGTATATAATTTACAATTACAATCAAGATGTATGATACACCATTCGAAGCCGGCTCATCCTCCGCTATCTTCAGCtagcttccttttcttacTAACGCCACTTGCAGCTTTGGTAAACATGCTATCCAGTTTCTGCTGTCCTTTCTCGGATTTCTCAACTTTTACCTTCTCTGATGCTAGTACCGGAGGTAGGCCCTGCACACGCTGCTTTGCATCCTCTAGCAGTTCAACTTCTCGGTCACGTTGTTTCTTGACCGTTGGGACGGACCATGAGTTGGACGAGGCGGACTTGTAAGCCAACTTATACTTGGACCCAGTCAAGTTTGTCTCGTACGTGTTGGCGTCAGTCTTTTTGACAAACTAAGAACAGTGAGATAGGAACCCTTGGCCCAGGTTCTGCATGCCATTGGCCTCTAAGTCAAGGAAAGTACAAACGTACCTGATGTGCTACAATGAGCCAGTGATACTCCGTTCCGACAGGAGCACCGCTACCCTCCGGTGCCTTCCTCGCTCGTCTCTTATTGGTCTGATAATCGATCCGCCATAGATCTGGCTCCTCCTTCGTTTCCTTCCACACGCCTTGGTCATAATTCCAAGTATGTGATCCTCCCACCGCCATGCCCGAGTAGACCTGTCCTTTGTAGGATTTGAGCATGTTATAACCTCCCGCCCCTACGGCATATTCCGGTCTTGCATGTTGGATGGTATTTCCTGATTCTTCCGGcatttcttcgtcttcgtccaTCATAACGGGCGGCCCGTTGCCTTCATCGTGGCGAGGGCTTCGTGGACTGCCCATCGAGCCTTTGTCCTGTGCCTCAGGTGGCTCAACATCGGCATTCTCGTCCGCCACTGAGGCGTTCTTCTCAGAGAGTGGAGGGGAGGGTGGCTTGTGAGTCGTGGAAACGGTCTTCCTTACGCGTTTCGGAGGCATGTTGACTTAATTTAACAGATGGTGTATGGTCAGGCAGAGCGATGTATGGGTGTTTAGGGTGGAGAGTGGTACGAAAGTGATGTGGTGGCATGACGTCATGGCAGCCACCTCAACAAATTTTCATTCTTATCGCGATTTAAATTGAAATCTATTTATAAACCCTCTACAATTCTTTGGCACATACTTTACCCCATACATTCATGGCTTCCTGCGGCTGTACGCGTTAACACCCTTACGCTATGATATCACATTGTTGTGCAGTAAGGACCTTCATTTGCAGGACACTATTTGGTGGAGTGCATTCATGCATCCTCATGGCCAGCGACATATGAGAGAGAGACTTGGGGTAGCTCGTGACACTGGTGCGGAGTGTCCTCGAGAAACTAAACGTATTTAAATTTTACTAAGTGTGGCATTTTGACGGTGAGATATCTCACAACTCACCCGCCCAATGAAGTAAATGGATTAAAATCCATAGATCTTTCCTCCGACGTCATCTCCGTCCGTGAACTTCGAATGTGGAGCAAGAATAATTTTTTAAGCTCGGCCAAAGTCATTGGCTAATATTTCGGGAGCCAACCACGATCTGCGCTTGGGGAGAATTCGCGGTTCTTACGGTAGGGTCTTCCGAAAAATAATCCAATCCCGAGGATGCGAAGGCCCTAGCATTACCGAATTGGGAAATTTGGATGGAAGTGCAGAAGACTTAAAAGagccaaaaagaagaaaccccaCGCAAGAcctccacttcttcttgcttGTGACCGACGAACCATCGTCGGGGCCCAACCTCCCTTGAACTCCGTCGCAGGGTCTCCATCAATCAGAGCGATCGAcgtttttccttttcagaAGGCATATCGCGGATGTGGCATCTGCCCTTGCGCACAcgcacacgcacacacaAGACGCCTCGTCCGCCACCATGACCAGGGGATCCATACTGGAAGGAGACTCAGGGAATCCTTGGCGAATAATCTGCAAGTTCGTCTTCTCCCAGGACCAAAACTCTGTCGTTACCCGAGACATCAAAAGGGGGGCAGGATAAATACAGCCATAACCCCACGAGCAAGTTGACCTCTTCTCTTTAAAAATTCCTCATAGTCATGTTTGTTATTCCCAGAGGTCATCCAATCCCCCTGCATCACGGATATCACTACTCTATTCGAAACCCCTGAGCACATAATAGTGCCGCGGCTAACACACATTCGCTTGGATCCTGGTCTCACTACATGCGACCCCTCCGTTCGTTCTTCACTTCCTCGGTCCAGTCTCTGCTTCTGCGGAAATAATATCCGTCTACGCTTCGTCACCGACGCCGATGAGCTTCTCCTCTTAAAATCTCACGGACTCCCTCGTTGACCTTCTAAAAATTTCCGCTCGTTCTTCCACCTTTCTCCCTCTCGTGACCGGAGTCACGGGTCTACCTCCCCATCCCGTGACCGGCATTTCATCACGGGCTGTCAGATTTTACTTTCTCAAGGATCCCCCGAAACTTAATCCCCGCGTGTCATAAACATGCGCGACATGCCGTCCAGATTTATAGAAATCCTCGACCCCGAGGATTCTCATTTTCGTATGTCTGATGCCGACGTCCGGCTGGAAGATGTCCTAGCGGACCAAGAGGCGCTCGCCAGCCGGCCCCGTTCCTCCACGCAATCGTCGACCAAAGCGGGTCTCGATAAAGACCGGATATATCGGGAGGGTCCATCGTCGCCACAACAGCGGTGGAAGCGCTTGAGCACGATCCTGGTCCCTGCGAGACGGGGCTCCAACTAAACGGAGGATCTCTCCGACCACGTTCACGCTAGACGTGATCATCACCGTCGGAATATACAATATTCCTGACGAGAATTCAATACATTTTTTTCCGGCATGGTTCTTCCCTGTCCAGGGAGACCCAAATTAGAAATCGATCTGTCCATGCTTATGGTATGCGGATACGACCCGACGATTACGGCGGTTATGGCATATGGTATATACGAATGATTCTGGTTTAGCATACAATTTGGTTGCGTTTACATGCCTGATCCACAGTAGTGGATCTTCTTTTCACAACCCTTGATACCCCCTATGCAGTGTCAGCACATCGTCATTGACtgtttttccctttccttctcgacgCATACATTATGAGTGTATGTCGGTTAAGTACATTTCCTTCACCCTGTGCTCGCCACTTATGAACGTATGATTGCAATGCCTTGAAAGAGCGTTTATGACTTGCTGGATACACGACACGTCATTCTTCCATACAAGCAGGATTAAAAGCATACACTAAAGACTTGTATTATGTATTAGAATATTATGGCTACTTTTTTTTAGTATTTCAAAAGCAGAACGTGTTCCTTCGGataggaaaaaaaatatagatTGCAGATGCAAAGGGCGGTAGAGCGGACCTTCTCCGGCGTTAGTTAGTTCGTCCAAAGTTTTTATGTAACTGGTCACGATTAAAGTTCAATAACACGCCCGAAACCTTGAAAGGCCAAAGTCACCGGACGATACTTACAGTAGGTCAATTACCAAAGCCCCCAATGGGCTTTCATGCCTCCAGCTTCGCCGAGCTGTTAGGTTGCATATGTGAGTCACCCCACTCACTTGAAGCAGGGTGAGACGGGACTGACCATACCTTACCTAGGGCAGAATACTGATCTACAACGATGCCCACCACTCAGAGGATCGTTTTGACGAACAATTGCTATTATACTCTTTTCAGCAGCAGTTCCCCAGAGCATAGGCCTCCATTTCTGACTGCTTAGCTATGCTTTGGTTCATGGTTCACGGGATTCGGACTACTATTTCGTTGCTATTGGTGCTACCTGTACCAGAGACTAGCTGATGGTGCAGAACTCAGCTCCACTCCTTGGAAACACTCTAGTTATTCCCTTTTTTGGGTGAAGTCGATCTTTTTCCAACTGATCGCCCTGTTCGGGGTGGTCGCATATCCCAACCATGTACACGCTATTTACGTAGCTAGTTTGTTCGTGCCCATAGCAGTAGCTGTTTTCTTCATATTGAAGCGTCCACGAGCCCCTTCGCTATGCAATATAATTTGTTCCAAAACTCAAGCAGAATTGAATATCTGCTATGCAACAAGGATCATGATACTTTGATAGTACTTCATTACACCAGCGGCAGAGCCCTGGATACAGTAATACCACGTGTGACTGGTACATCAATATCAGCAGAGAAGGCTAACAACATGAGGAGCTGATGTGAGAGGCGTCTTGAATGGACTGCGCCTCCAGGCGGCTTTGCTTTCATATTTCCTAAACCGGTTAGTCCCAATGGATTTCCTAGTCCGTCCTAGCGCCAAGCTTTCCTAATGCCTGAGGCATTAACAGTGGCTGAAGCTCCAGAAAATTTCCCCTCTTTCGCCGCGCATTGCTCCGactacttttttttttttctttctcacaTCGGAGATAAGAACGATATTTGCTTGCAAGTGTCTCATTCTTAAGGGTCTGTTTTTGCGCTCAGGTCACCAGATTTACTTGCATCTATCCTAGGTAGGACATTTGCCCTTTCTGCTGAATTAATTCTGCATCCTCCGCATGGCTCTAGCGCGGACCTCAAGTCATTGTCCTTGTCCAAAGGAACGGATTGACTCACGTGTAGAGATGACTCCGCTTTATGCTTGTTTTATACCCTTGTCTACTCTCTCATAGACCGTATTAATGCTCTGCGAAACGCGTGTCGACGTTTACACTAACCATTAATTGACAATTAGAAGTCGCGCATTTGACTGTATcactttttttctccgtTGACCCCTCATCTCCCTTGTCGCACGACAAAAACacacattcacaatgtctGCCGAACAGAACGTTGCCAACAccgaggccgagaaggacgTCCAGAATGTCCTGGCCGAATTGAAGGGTGAAGCCGAGACCAACGGcgccgagaagaaggaggagccCTCCACCGAAGACGCAGAGGAAGCCCGCATCGTCGCGGCCGCCGCCCAGCTCGGCGAGAAGTCCGCAaaggctgaggaggacaaggagcGCGAGAACCGCGGTCGTGGACCCCGTCGCAATAACGCCAAGTTCGACCCTTCGTCTCAGAAGGAGACCGACGACCCTGTCGAAATCCGCAAGCAGGTCGAGTTCTACTTCTCCGACTCTAACCTCCCCATGGACAAGTTCCTGCTCTCCAAGGTCGGTGGTAGCCAGAACCGCGCTGTTCCTCTGGAACTCCTCCACTCTTTCAAGCGCATGCGTCGCTTTCAGCCTTTCAGCGCCATTGTTGAGGCTCTGAAGACTTCTGAGGTTCTGGACCTCGTTGATAACGAGACTGCCGTCCGCCGCAAGACTCCTCTGCCCGAGAATGTCACCGAGGCCCATGACCCCAATGTTGTTAAGGTGTTCGAGGATAAGGCTATGGACCGCAGTATCTACGCTAAGGGATTCGGTGAGGAGGGTCCCACCACCCAgctggagattgaggagttCTTCGCCCCCCACGGCCCCGTCAACGCCATCCGTCTCCGCCGTGCCAACGACAAGACCTTCAAGGGCAGCGTCTTCGTTGAGTTCGAGTCcgaggagaagcagaaggcgTTCCTCGCCCTGGCGCCCAAGCCCCAGTGGAAGGGCCAGGATCTGATcatcaagagcaagagagaGTACTGCGACGAGAAGGTGCGCGACATCGAGGCCGGCCGCATCAAGCCCAGCGGTCACCGCCcccgtggccgtggtggtTTCCGGGGCCGTGGCCGTGGTCGCCAGAACGACAACCGTGACTGGAGGGAGCGTCGCGCTGAGGACCAGAAGCGCGGTTTCAACGGcgacaagaaggaggagtcCAAGGAGCCTCGCGAGATCCAAAAGGACGCTCGGTAAGCATACATTCCTACTCCAACGAGAGAAGACCAACCAGCTAACCAAGAACAGCGGTGTCCCCGTCGTACAGAGCACCGCCGACGCTGGCCAGAAGCGCGCTCGCGAGAACGAAGCCAACGGCGACCACccggccaagaaggtcgaCGCGAAGGAGTAATGGTATGCGACTGATctgtgtttttttttttcgatAGAGAATCGTTTCACATTGACGGGATGTAAAGCATAAAGTATCATACTGACTTGGCTGgccttttatttttcttttctttcaatttgCTGGCACTTGGAATTTCAAAAAGGATTCTGACGTGGGACTTATAATGGCGTTGTGTCAAGTCTATTATTGCTGTTCATAAGACAAACAAAAGTTCCAATATTCTCCATATTCATATCCTTTCTATCCCTAAGCACCCAcccaaagaaatgaaggaagggaagtcACTCCTCAAACTCAAGATCATAAGCCAAGGTATCCTCACACAACTCCTCCCTCAACTTATGAACCCTATCCACCCAAAGTCAGCACAGCCATACTCACCCCAAAATAGATCtaaaaggagagagaacaggaagggaagagggaaaacatacTCCAAATGCGCCGGATGCGCCGCATAAACCgcaacatcctccttctTATCCAAAACAGCCACAAGCCCCATATCGAAGCCCTTAGCGCGGGGCACGGAGATCGGCAAAGGCGGGTTAGTCTTCAAGGAGCGCAGACCGGGGATCTGGCCGACCATTGCTTGGGAGATTTTGGTCCAGTTGGCTAGTTGGGCGGGGGTGACGCCTTGCTTGAGGCGGAAGAGGACTggggttttgttttgcttgTTAGTTGTGGGGGGGGTTTGGGGCGTGGTGTGGCGTTTGGTTCTGATAGGAGGGGTTGGagtttgggttgggttggacGGGAGTGTATGAGTGGTGGGGACGTACCGATGTGGTAGACTGGCATTTTTCTTGTGCTTTTGGTGTTAGTTTTAGGAGGTGGTTTGGGTTGTGAGTGTTAGAGGGGTGTGTGAGGTTGGGGTATGGCGGTCTTATATCGGTTTAATGAGGGGAGTCGGGGAACGAAAGTCCGGGGATGAATCATTCCTCGGCGCGTCTCCGATGTTGATCGGGTAGTGCGGTTTGGGGACGGATCTAATCTGATCTTCATTGATTTTGTGACTATTATTTGATCGAGATCAAgttactattactattttGTAGGATATGTTGTCCTGTGGACCAATAGTAGATTGCTATTCCAATCGGGATCGTGAAATCATGGCAATATGGCGAcgtctatttcttcttcttggtcttgtccACCACGTCAATCCATTGCGTCTTCAAACCTCGTCGCACAAGGGCCGTTTCCAATGCACGCCGCTGATCGCCCTGCACTAGCACTTCCATGACGCCCTTCGGGGCGCCGTTGGCCTGCGCTACGCTGGTGCTGCTGGcgcacttcttctgcagctcctcagccagcAGACTGGGAATGATGCCGAACACCTCCAGGTTCGAGACCTTGGTGACGGTCTTCGAGCCCGTGCGGCGCTCGAGAATCACCGTTACCTTCGGGGTCGCGCCGGGTTTGGGCTTCACGTCCGCTAGAGTCTGCCCTGCTCGGAGAATGGCGTAGTGTGCGGTCATCAGGCTGTTGTCTTCCACGATACGTTTCAGAAGTCCATCGCGGGTCGTCTTTCCCCGTGCAATGGTGCTCTTATCCTCGGGGGAAGAGGTAGTGAAGATAGTGTTGGCAAGGAAGGGGTTGAGGGATATGATACGGCGGTTCTGCTGGTCGATGATGGGAGGGTTTTGAGATTGGAGGTACTGGTCTAGATGATTGGACACATCGGAGTATTTGTAGTAGTTCTGAGGGTTGGTGCTGGACAAAGCTGGGAATATAGTGGGGGTCAGTTTCTGCGTGGGCCGGTACAGTGTCTGAACTGTGAGCGTTTGACCAACAGCAGGGTCACCGCCCGTGGCTTCGGGCTTCTTGTTCGCACCCGCGGCAGGCTTCTTCGCATTCTCAAGGGCAGACTTGGACGGAAGTCGGTACGGGACAAACTGCTCAACGAGGCGGTCATTGAAGTCCACATCTAGGATAATGGTCTCTTGGCCACTCCGATCCTTGGACTTGACGAGTTGTTGTTTATCAAGATACTTGATAAACTTCTTGACATTCTTCCAACTGGTTTTCTTAATTTGATAGTATTGGGCCTGCTgcgcggagaagatgggaagGTAGGGTGTAATCATATTCGAGATCAGGAAAGATGGCTGGACGGGCAAGGACAGGCCGTGGTTGGGAGCAGACGGGTTGTCCTGCTTCAGCTTATATAGGGAGTAGATGAAGGCCTTCGTGAAGGCTTCATCGATTTCTGTGCAACATTAGCCATCTGGGAAGGTAAGGGGGCTTTGATTAAGACCTACCTTTCGTCGACGgctccttttcctctatCGGAGCTGGTTCGTCGAGCGGTGCCTCGGCAGCTTCAACTGGTTCTTCATTCCCCGCAGCTTGAGGGCTTCCTGCCTCATTCAGGGCCAGCTCGTCAACCTTCTCTTCGATCGCTTCTACTTCCTCATCGccttccaactcttcctcatcccagCCTGGAAGATACTCCGGCGCTGGTTGACCGGGGCGCGACGACGAGCTCCAGGCCCATAACTCGTCACCCTCCCAGTGCAGACCTCGAACCGCATGACCCTTGGTGCCTTGTACCTCCCCTAAAGCCGAGACATCAATCTCGCAGACTCCGACAAAAAGCGGCACGGTGTGTCGGTCCAGGCTAGCAACAGCAACTACAGCGCCCTCGACCGCACGCTTGGGGAAAGGCGGCTCGTTCGCGAGGCCTGGGGTCATCAAGTCTGCTCCTCCGTGTAGTTTACGCATGACCATCTCCGGTGTGTATAGCAACGGTACTAAATCGGGATTATTCCATAGGGTATAGACCGTAGGGTAGAGACGGCCGTCGGCGCCGGGCCCATGTTCGAGCTTGAACCATAAGATGCGTTCCTCCCCTCCTGGATGTGTCCCCACGTATACGGTGCCCTGTACCTCTCGAAGCTGGGGACCTGCAGTCGTTGTAAAGCGTGCTGACAAGGAGTTATCAGGAAGGAGGGCATTTCGAATAGATGAAAGGTTCGGCGCGGGGTTCGACGGCGTCGAATCTTCGCCGGCAGGCGCGCTGGAAGGGATCTCGATCTTATAGTCGCTGATGATTTGGTCGGCGATTTTTCGACGGTCAGAAGACCGTAAAGGTGATAGGTTCTTGATCTACTTGCCGTTCAGCCTTGGGTCTCTTTCTGAAATTTCTTGCGCCGTTCATGGCAGAGCTGTGGACAGGCTTCGGCGAAACAATGCGGGGGAGGGGTTACTCACCGTAGGCTTTTTCTTAAACATGGTGGAGAATTATGAGAAGGGAGCGGTTAGGGAATATGACAAAACCAGGTATATATTGGCCGATACCATGCAATATAGCAAATGCGACCGTCGGCCAGGGCTtgagaggaagagctggTGGTAAAGAATGACGGAGCCATGCATTTGTTTGTCCCGCAATAACAATCGGCCGCTATTCCCCATTCATCGACAATCACCTGTCGCTTTTTGCCCTACGAATGCCGCTTAGAGCTCGGCCATTGATTTCTGGGTGGATTTCCAATCTTGAATCCATAGACCTATCATGCTTGAATGCTCATTTATTTTGGATGATGGCGGTCCTATTTGGTATGCCTGAGCGACCATGTTTTAGCTTCTACAGCGATGTTTATATGCATTGTCCATAACAAAGTCAAGGAAATTTTATCGAAAATCTAGGCCCGAGTTTATACCTTATGAATAACAGACTATGCTAGTGAGGCGTAGATAAAGAtgttaaaaaaaaaaaaggaatacTATTTATCTACCAACTATTTTAATCTTGTACCAGAAGAATGATTGATTTACACCTTAGAGTTCAACTATCATAGTGCAAAATATAACATTTTTTCTAGTTACACAAATTTGGATTCCGGATCCTCATCAAGGCAAAATAGTTGTTCAACGGTGGAAAGATCGAATATAAAGTCTAAAGAATGTCTATTCGGTCCGAAACCACTTCTTGGTGACAAATTTAGGCAGAGATGTCACGAGCGTGGATCTTGTCGGTGACAAGCCAAGACAGAGTCTGCTTGATAACGTTCAGGAGCTCGTCAGCGCTCAAGGAGTTGAAGTAGCTGGTCAGGtcgctggagctggagccagagccagagccagtgCTGGCGCCAGAGCTAGCGGTGGGAGTGGAAGCAGCAGCTGAAGAGCTGGTGGCCTGGACGTGGGTCTGAGCAGGAGCAGAGCCAGTAACAGTGACGCTGGCAACAGCAGTGGAGGTCTGGTAGGCAGTAGCGGTGCTAGTCTGGACAGGGGCAGCAGTGGCGGAAGCAGAAGCACTGGCAGTAGGGGAGGGAGCGGCGCTGGAGCTGCCGGAGCCGGAGGAGCCGCTGGAAGAGCTGCCAGTGTAGAGAGCAGGGCCGGGGATGGTGTAGGAGGACAGGGTCTGGTAGATGTTGATCTCAATACCAGGGTCGGTGTCCTTGTAGAGAGCAGTACCGAGGGTACCCTCGGGCTTGTCGCTACCACCGCCGGTAACCTTGAAGTTGAGACACTGGGGGTAGTTCTGAGCACCATCCTTGTTACCAGCGGAGTGAAGGGCAATGATTTCGTGACGCATGACATAGTTGCCGGCAGCAATGCTGCTGGGGATGGTCACGGTCcagctgttgttgctggagATCAGATTGTCGGAGGCCCAGGTGTTGTCACTGCCGCTGATGAGGCCCTTCTcatcgatcttgaagaactcGAGCTGGGTCTTGTCGACGGTGGCGCAGTCGCCGTTGCAGTTGGCGAGGTAGGTGATGACAGGACCCTTGTGACTCTCGGGCCAGGCAGTCCACTGCAGCTCGACCTGCTTGCCAGCAGCGATCTCAGCAGAGATAGCGCCGTTTTTGGCGTTCTTGTGGCAGATAATGTCGGCATCGGCATATGAGCTACCGTCAACGAATCCGAGGTCGGTGGCATCGGTCGACCATCCAATGACCTGAGGGGGGTTGGACATATAGTGGTAGGACATGTCATATCCAGAGTAGTACTGTCCGTCAACGACGGCACCAGAGACGTAACCGTGACCGGCGACCAAAGCGGCCGAGCCGAGGACGACACCAGCAATCTTAGCGATAGACATTTTGATATGTGAAATTTTGAAACTGATCAACGCACAGCGTTTCTCGTGGTTTTAAAAGGACCGAAGTGGGAGggaatgaaaagaatgatCTTCAATCAATGAAGACAGtgtaagagaaagagagaacggCAGGTTCTAAGACCctaaagaaagaaaggaatgtaaagctgatgaggaagagaagaatgcGTTATCCATCATCGCGAAATGACTGCTTTTATAATGCCGTCGGTCAAGTCTTCAAGATGTCGAGACTGGGCTAACGCTCAGACCAGACTGCGTCGAAATTATCAAGGTTCATTGTCGATAGCTCTGCTACACATAGATTAAGTCCAGCACCCAGCTCCACTACCGGTCTATTTTTCCGATAGGAGGGGATTCACCTCGATAGCGATAGTGCAGTGAAAGAGTCTGAGATTGATGAAAGACAAGCACTGGCATGCAGGTCCACCAACGACTATGGATCTTAGCGTCCAAAGGCGAGACGCTCCGCCAGGAACATTGACTATTTGGGAGCTAGTGTCACCCATACCAGGGAATCGAGAGAGACGATGTAGGGCTCGGGTGTTTACCCTAACGCTTGGCTACCGACTAGGTCGTAAGTGGAGGCGTGGGGCCTCTCCGGAGTCCCCTAGGCGCTTGCCTCTGACAGTCTAGGTTTCAACTTCGGGATTTTAACTCCATCTCTGGACTGCCAAGAATTAAGTTCCCCCTCCGTATGACGAGATGCAATTTCCTGCTCTGCTATACCTATACTCAGTCTCTACTATGCCATGTGGAATCACGGATGTGACGCTACCAAGAGATTCTATTTGCCATTCGAGCAATTACTGTTCGTTCGGCATTtaggtcttctttttccacGTGTTATGCCGTGCCTTTCAGTGTTTGAAGGCCTCGATGATGATCTCTTGATGTTGACATCTACTAACAGGCCGTTTCAGAATCCTGTCTCTGGCCCCTTCATATATCACTTTATTCCCACCGCATGGACTGCGGTAGAAAACATGCCGCCGTACTGTGGAAGCAGTAAGCACAGCTCATCTCCCTACCCCTACTATACCTCCTTAATAGATTGGGCATGGCACCATCCCAGTCACCACATTGCCACCGGATGCAGGGCATCGAAGTACGCGCCTGGCTACTGGATTAGGAAATGTATAAATTAAATGGCAGGGGCCACTTCATCAATCCTTGGCaataattttatatagttTCAGTTAGTATACCACTATAGGCAGGAGAGGTCCATTTTTCCAGCACGGATCACCGCCGAGTCAGGCACCTCTAATTTTTCTAATTAGGGCTATCCAGTCAACTCCGAAATTGACACAACTTAAAAAGCTAAATCAAGTCTTTACTCTATTGAAAACGGGCATGTCCTTCGCTTCCTTGTGCCATTCCCGTATTATTGGCTTGGCCTTATCGAGACTGCCACTGGAGACTGTCTTGTGGTCTGGACGCTGTTAATAAATGGAGTGGGACCGTAATGCATAGGGTGAAACGCTTAACGACCGGGAATACTGATATGTCTGATTCTGGTGCCTTCGTCCGAGTTCCTGATCCGCGGCATGTGCGGGATTACGCAGTACAGAGACTGGCTGTGCATGCAAGCTCTCCGTTATGCAGTCAATCGCAAACTCCTGAGTTATAAAGGACTTAGTTATATGGGTTAGTCCATGAACCTTGGCCGGGTCATCTTCGGGGACATCTCGTACTCGTTTTGTGCAGTCATCGACAGACTCGTCGGATTCCATCGCCGACTCCTTACAAATCG encodes:
- a CDS encoding uncharacterized protein (predicted protein); this translates as MPPKRVRKTVSTTHKPPSPPLSEKNASVADENADVEPPEAQDKGSMGSPRSPRHDEGNGPPVMMDEDEEMPEESGNTIQHARPEYAVGAGGYNMLKSYKGQVYSGMAVGGSHTWNYDQGVWKETKEEPDLWRIDYQTNKRRARKAPEGSGAPVGTEYHWLIVAHQQRGTSDATRK
- a CDS encoding lytic polysaccharide monooxygenase auxiliary activity family 9 protein (predicted protein); protein product: MSIAKIAGVVLGSAALVAGHGYVSGAVVDGQYYSGYDMSYHYMSNPPQVIGWSTDATDLGFVDGSSYADADIICHKNAKNGAISAEIAAGKQVELQWTAWPESHKGPVITYLANCNGDCATVDKTQLEFFKIDEKGLISGSDNTWASDNLISSNNSWTVTIPSSIAAGNYVMRHEIIALHSAGNKDGAQNYPQCLNFKVTGGGSDKPEGTLGTALYKDTDPGIEINIYQTLSSYTIPGPALYTGSSSSGSSGSGSSSAAPSPTASASASATAAPVQTSTATAYQTSTAVASVTVTGSAPAQTHVQATSSSAAASTPTASSGASTGSGSGSSSSDLTSYFNSLSADELLNVIKQTLSWLVTDKIHARDISA
- a CDS encoding putative RNA binding protein Ligatin/Tma64 (filamentous baseplate protein Ligatin, contains PUA domain) — its product is MFKKKPTIKNLSPLRSSDRRKIADQIISDYKIEIPSSAPAGEDSTPSNPAPNLSSIRNALLPDNSLSARFTTTAGPQLREVQGTVYVGTHPGGEERILWFKLEHGPGADGRLYPTVYTLWNNPDLVPLLYTPEMVMRKLHGGADLMTPGLANEPPFPKRAVEGAVVAVASLDRHTVPLFVGVCEIDVSALGEVQGTKGHAVRGLHWEGDELWAWSSSSRPGQPAPEYLPGWDEEELEGDEEVEAIEEKVDELALNEAGSPQAAGNEEPVEAAEAPLDEPAPIEEKEPSTKEIDEAFTKAFIYSLYKLKQDNPSAPNHGLSLPVQPSFLISNMITPYLPIFSAQQAQYYQIKKTSWKNVKKFIKYLDKQQLVKSKDRSGQETIILDVDFNDRLVEQFVPYRLPSKSALENAKKPAAGANKKPEATGGDPAVGQTLTVQTLYRPTQKLTPTIFPALSSTNPQNYYKYSDVSNHLDQYLQSQNPPIIDQQNRRIISLNPFLANTIFTTSSPEDKSTIARGKTTRDGLLKRIVEDNSLMTAHYAILRAGQTLADVKPKPGATPKVTVILERRTGSKTVTKVSNLEVFGIIPSLLAEELQKKCASSTSVAQANGAPKGVMEVLVQGDQRRALETALVRRGLKTQWIDVVDKTKKKK
- a CDS encoding uncharacterized protein (predicted protein), producing MPVYHIVLFRLKQGVTPAQLANWTKISQAMVGQIPGLRSLKTNPPLPISVPRAKGFDMGLVAVLDKKEDVAVYAAHPAHLEYVFPLPFLFSLLLDLFWGFIS
- a CDS encoding tRNA maturation protein LHP1 (RRM domain); translation: MSAEQNVANTEAEKDVQNVLAELKGEAETNGAEKKEEPSTEDAEEARIVAAAAQLGEKSAKAEEDKERENRGRGPRRNNAKFDPSSQKETDDPVEIRKQVEFYFSDSNLPMDKFLLSKVGGSQNRAVPLELLHSFKRMRRFQPFSAIVEALKTSEVLDLVDNETAVRRKTPLPENVTEAHDPNVVKVFEDKAMDRSIYAKGFGEEGPTTQLEIEEFFAPHGPVNAIRLRRANDKTFKGSVFVEFESEEKQKAFLALAPKPQWKGQDLIIKSKREYCDEKVRDIEAGRIKPSGHRPRGRGGFRGRGRGRQNDNRDWRERRAEDQKRGFNGDKKEESKEPREIQKDARGVPVVQSTADAGQKRARENEANGDHPAKKVDAKE